In the bacterium genome, GATGCCGGGGATGTCGAGAGCCGCGCCTGGTCCCATGCTCTCACGGATGCGACTCAGCACGAGCGGAATGGTGACCACGCCGATCGGGACGTTGAGCCAGAAGATCCACTGCCAGGCGATGCCCTGGGCGATGGCGCCGCCCACCACCGGACCGCTGACGAGGGCCAGCCCCGTCACGCTACTAAAAAACCCAAGAGCCTTCCCCCGCTCCTCCCGCGGGAACGCCACGCTCAGCAGCGCCATCGCGAGCGGCATCACCATCGCCGCGCCGGCTCCCTGCACGGCGCGCGCGGCGATCAACCAGCCGATGGTGGGCGCGAGCGCGCATGCCGCCGACGCCGCCGTGAACAACCCCAGGCCGGCGACGAACACGCGCCGCCGCCCAAAGCGGTCGCCCAGGGCCGCGCCCGTCAGCAGCAGCACCGCGAAGCTCAGGTTGTACGCGTTCACCGTCCACTGCAATGCCTCGATCGAGGCACCGAGGCCCAACCGGATCCTGGTCAACGCGGTCGCGACAACCAGCGCATCGAGCGCAGCCATGAACGAGGCGACGGAGGTCAGCGCTAGCACCCAGGCTTTCATCGCTCTTTCGCTTAGTCCGTCCACCATGCTCTCCGTTCCCCGCCACCGTGCGGCAGTGTCTCCGTCGGATTAGCCATTGCGAACAGGGCATCGAGTTGTTCGTTCACTGTCATGTCGAACGGGGAAAGGGGATTTCGACCCCGCACTACAAAATTTTTTTGCATGTCGCTCCATGTCCGAACGCCTCCACGGATACAGACCGCGAATCAGATCGAAACTCATCGGTCCAATCGGCGCTCCGGTGCTGCTGGTGTCAAGATGTTCGGACGGCACGGCGGCGGACATTTTTCCTGTTGCGGGGACCGTCTATCCCGCGGCGGTTATGGGCGGGGGCCCTCCGTCCAACCCCTATCGCCCCCGCCGCGCCCATGCCGCCTAGCGTGTATGGGCAGTGCCGCGACGTAGATTACAACATATGATAGTTAAGGTTGTCAACCTAAAATGTTGCCGACTGACGGCTTTCGGTGCTAGAATGCACGCATGGACCGATACCGTCGAGGAGCGCAGGATCGGCCGCGTCCCGCGGCTGCGCCTGAGCCGCAGAGGCTGCCCGCTGAGGCACGGCAAGCCGCGGAGGTGCTCTTCGACGTCCTGATGTCCCAGAAAACGGTGATGCAGGCGGTCGCGAAGGAGCTGGGCCTCACACTTCAGCAGCTGGCGGCGCTTCGATACCTCGTTCCCGAAGAGGGGATCCCGATGAGCGCGCTCTCGGATGCGCTTTCATGCGACGCGGCGAACATCACCGGCATCGTGGATAAGCTGGAAGCGCGAGGCCTGGTGAAGCGCGCGCCGTCTCAGGATCGTCGGGTCAAGCTCCTGAAGATGACCCCGCCGGGTGCGCGTTTACATGCGAAAATGATGGCCCGGTTGCACGAGGCCACGCCATGGATCACCGTGCTGAGTCGGGAGGACCAACGGTTGCTTCGTGACATCCTCCGAAGGGGACTGGCCGGCAGCCGCAGCCAACCCACACGAACGAGCAGCGCGTAACGTACGGCTGATGCGCACCGCACTGACCCCGCCCACGCCGGCGGGTCCGCGGATTCGGGCGACCTGAGTGGTCACGATTTCTTGACATATTCGTCGTGGCGGCGTACCCAGGCCTGAGGGTGAGGTGTCTGACCAGCCTCATCGCGACCTTTGGGAACCAGGTCGAGGTAGTGATACGTGAGCATCAACATATCGAGGCCGCGCCCGTAGGTCGAATACGTGTGGAATACTTCGCCGCTTGGGTCCTTGTAGAACACGCTGGCCCCGGGCATTTCCGTATCCCAGAGTTTTTGCATGGTGTAGTTGTAATGGGCCTCCCCTTTCGCCACCTCCTCAGGCGTATATGACACATGGTAATCCCGGTTGAAGTCATTCGCCGATGACGAGACCCATTTGAAGCTCCACCCCATCCGCTTCTTGTAGGCCTCGAGCTTGCTGGAGGGCGCGCGCGACATGACGACGAACGCCACATCGCGCTGGTTCAGGTGGACGATCATGCCGTTGAAGTTGTCGGCGAAGTGGGAGCAGCTCGGGCACCCCGCCTCCCAGTCTGGGCCGAACATGAAATGGTAGACGATCAACTGGCTTTTTCCGGCAAACAGCTCCGAGAGGCTTTCCTGGCCGTTCGGCCCGTCGAATACGTATTCCCTGTCGACGCGCTCCCACGGCAGATCCCGCCGCTGCTGGCTCAACTGATCCCGCAATCGCGTGAATGCCTTTTCCTTGGCCAAGAACTGTCGGCGGGCCTCGATCCAGTCATCATGCGAGACAACGTTGCGGTTCTCCAGTATGTTTTTCATTGACGCCCTCCTTTGCCCGGTCACTCCGGCACTTCACCCATACGACGAACACCGGGCGACAAAATCGACATGTCACACGAGCTTCGTACCCTGGGGTGGCTTCGGCTCGGCCACGTGTTGATGGAACCAGATCTGGTATCCGTACGGGTCCGTAATCGTGAAGGTACGATCGCCCCACCATTGCGTCGTCAGGGGACTCGTGATCGTGAGGCCGCGCTGCTTGAGCTGGTCATGATAGGCATTCACGTCTTCCACCTCGAGGTACAGCTCCACAGGGCGCTTGCCGGCTGACGGCCGCGTGCCGTCCATCCGCTCCCGTGCGCGCGTGAACATGATGCTCGCCCCTCCAAGCTCAAACACAATGAAATCGTACTGTCCGTCCTTCCCGACGACACCCATCATGCGTCTGAAGCCAAGCTTTTCCGTGTAGAATCCAAGAAGCTCATCGACCGAGTCGACCGCGATGATCGGCATAACCGTCTTGGCAGTTGCCTTGCCCATCTCTTAGCCTCCTTATTCGTAATGTGTCTACGGCCAAATCGTAATCTCGAGGGGGATTGCATTTCAACTACTTTTTGTAGTAGAAATCTAGATGATGCGATTGCCGGAGCTGGAGATTCTGGCGGAGATCAGCCTCTCACGCGACGAGCGCAGCGCCCTTGTCGCGCTGATGAGTCTCGGGGTCTCGGACGCGGCCACTCTCTGCCGAGAAGGGGACATTCCGTCCTCGAAGATCTACCGGGCGATGGAGAAACTGGCTGAACTCGGCCTCGTGCAGAGGCAGCCGACCCGACCGAAGCAGTACGCCGCGTTGCCCGCCGATACGGTCGTCGATCGCATGGTGGACATCGCCCGGGAGCGGGCCGAGCGGTTTGCCCGGGGCACCCAGGAGCTCCGGCGGATGCTGGCGGCCCTACCCGAAAGGCTGCGTGGTCGACAAACCTTCGTCGACTTGGCGCTCGGCATGGAAAGTCACGTGCGGCGGCATCTCGTGCACTTGGCGACGGCGACCACGCGGATCCTCTCCTACATGGAACGCGGTGATCTCGCCGCGATCGACAAGGCCGTCACGTCGGGGTTCCCCCTCCTGCGGCGTATCGCTCGAAACGCGGGGGAACGCAAGATTGCACACCGTGTCGTCTTCGGATTCTCCTATCAGACCGCCCCGCTCCTCGTCGAGTTCCTTCGACGCCATAGGGCCGAGATTCGACACATCACCGGAGTTCGCTATTCCGGAGAGCTCGGCCATCCGTTTCATGTCGTCGACGAGGAGACCGTTGTGTTACCCCTCGACCATCCCTTTGTTCCCGAAGGTCGGTTCGCGTCGCTGCTGGTGCGCGACCGCGATCTGGCCGGCAGCCTGACAGACGGATTCGAAAAGCTTTGGCGCAAGGCCATGCGGGATTTGAGCGAGATCGACTTCCAGCCTGTCCCCCGTCCCAACTAGGAGCCGAGACAGGCCCAACATCTGCTCACTATCGAAGGTACGCGGGCATAGGCTAGCCTCGGTTGCGCGGCGCCCACCGAGGGCGACGTTTAGCGGCGATCCGGCGCGGGGGAGGGACAACGATGGCCTCTGTCAGGTACATGGTCGACGATGTCGATGCAGCAGTGGCCTTCTATACGCAGCACCTGGGCTTTGCCCTAAAGCAGCAGTTCGGACCCAACATGGCGATCCTCTCGCGTGATGACCTCGCATTGTGGCTGGCAGGTCCGAGCGCGTCGGCCGCCAGACCGATGCCGGACGGTCGTCGCCCCGAACCCGGGGGGTGGAACCGGTTCGTCATGTTGGTCGATGATTTGCCGTCGGTGGTCGCGCGCCTGCGGCAACAGGGCATCACATTCAGGAATGAGATCGTCAGAGGACCCGGGGGCCAGCAGATCCTCTGCGAGGATCCGTCAGGGAATGTCATTGAACTGTTCCAGCCATTGTAGCGCGCGTCCGCGGTACCCGTCTGTTCGTCCGCGTCCGGCTCGAAGTCGCGGCCGTCGACGCGGATCGTCGGCGAGCTAGCAAGCGCTGTTACCGGTCACCACCACCCGCCGAAGCGCTGCCTTGCGGTAACCGCAGATCAAAATGGGGATGCGGGAGTACCCTCTGCCAGGGGAATCTCGTGCCTCTTCGACTTAGACGTTCATTTTCGCATCAATCGCAGGTGGAAATTCCGGCTGTGACTAAAGAAATCAACGAGAGGGGGGTCTTGAGATGCACATCTCCTTGGTGGAGAAAGATGAGGCACCAGACGTTGTGCGGAGGATCTATGAGGGCATTGAGAAACGCCTTGGCACGGTGTCCAACTTCTTCAAAGTATTGGCCCACATGCCTGACGTGCTTCGCGCTTTTAATCAGCTGGACGGCGCGATTTGGGCGGACGGCGCGCTGTCGCCCAAGTTGAAGGACCTCGCGTATCTGCGGACCTCCATCGTCAACGGATGCGAGTATTGAACACGGTCCCACACCGCTTCGGGGAAGCGGCGCGGGTTGACAGACGATCAGATCGCCGCATTGAAGGAGCCGGGCGGGAAACGCCGACAGGACGTCTTCAGCACCGAGGAGCGGGCCATTTTGCGGTTTACCGACCTGCTGACAAGCTATCCTGGGAATGTCGACCAGAGCGACCTCGACGCACTGGGCGCACTCTTTACAGAAGCCCAGATCATCGAACTGGCGATGACCGTCGCCACCGCCAACTGGACCAATCGCATTAATGATGGGCTCCAGACGCCCGTCCCCATGACGCGGCGTTAGAAGTTTGCCTACGCATGTAGACTGCACCGTCCGGCTGGAGTGCGGAGCGGGACGTGAGGTTGTGTTTTGACGCTCCAACCGATGGTCTCTTAACGGAAGGAGGCAAGCATGGCGGTCGAAGTTACACAGATCGATAGCCAGCACCTGGCCGGGAATCTGGTCGGCGATCCCAGCCGGCGAGACATCGTCGTTTATCTCCCCCCGGGGTACGGTGCGTCGCGCCGCCGCTACCCGGTGGCCTATCTTCTTCACGGCTTCGGCCGGCGCGCGACCAGCTGGATCGCCGGCCCGCTCGTAGAGCGCGGCAGCTTTCGGCCGTCCATCGAGGACGTGATTGGCGAGGCGATCACAAAGCGCGGAGCGGCCGAGATGATCGTGGCGATGCCGGATGGTTGGAGCCGGTGGGGATGCAGCCAGTGGGTGGACTCTCCAGTAAACGGAAACTTCGAGCGTTACGTTACCGAGGATGTCGTGGCGTATGTGGATCGCCGCTATCGAACGATACCGGAACGCGACAGTCGCGGCGTCTTCGGTATCTCGTCCGGAGGGCTCGGTGCGTGGCACCTCGGCTCCCGCAATCCCGGCGTTTTCGGCGCGATGCTTCTGCTCTCCGCCGATTCGTATTTTGACTTCACGCACAAACCTTGGTTGTACCGCTTCTACAACGCGGTGTATCCCGAGGCGCCGAACGGGCCGATCAACGGGAACCTCGATTCGTGGTTCGCCTACGGGCTGGCCTCGTGCTATTCGCCGAATGTCACCAAGCCACCGTTCTTCGTCGACCTGCCAATTGAGTTCCCGAGCGGGCAGATCATCCAAGGGTTGTGGGATCGCTGGCTCAGCTACGATCCCGTCGTCTCGTGGCGGTCTCGAACCGAAGAACTGCGCCGGCTGCGCGGCATTCGTCTGGACGTCGGCTATCGCGATGAGTATGATCTCCACTACGGTCACCGTATCCTGAGCGGGGCGATGGCCGCGGCCGGCATTGCGCACGAGGCCGTCGAGCACAACGGGACACATGGGAGCCGCCTGTTCGAGCGCATCCAACTGTCTCTTGAATGGTTTTCGCGGGCGCTACGTATCGACGGGTAGCGAGAGCCGAGGCTCGCGCCTCAGCCCAAAGGCGCAGGCGTTTGTGCGTGGAGGGGCGTGAAGGGGTGAAACAGGCTGGGAACGTAGACAATATGGAACCAGTTCAGGACGGCTAAGGAGGGAGACGCGATGGCATCTCGTGTGAACCGCCGCACAGCCCTGAAGGTGATCGGTGGTGTCGCCGGGGCGGTCGCCGCCACGAGGGTCTTCGGCGTTCCAGCGGTCATCGGCAAGGACCTGGAACTGGTGCATTGGAACCGGCTCACCGCGTCCGACGGCGAGGTCTGGAAGCAGATGATCGACAACTTCAACGCGGCGCACAAAGACAAGGGCCTCCAGATCCGGATGGAAGTCGTGCCGCCCGACCAGATCGGCACGAAGGTGCTGTCATCGGCTGCCACGGGGAACGCCCCGGACTTTGGGTGGGGCACCGCCGGCCTCAAGGCCGACTGGGTCAAGAAGGGCGTGGTCCTGCCCCTTGACGATCTGTTCAAAAAGGCCGGGTTCAACCTGGGCGACTTCACCGAGCAGTCCCTCGCCGCATCACGATACGGCGGGAAACTGTGCATGATTCCGATGGACGCGATGAGCCTGCAGGTGCTCCTGAACGTTGACCACGCCAAGGCGGCCGGGCTCGATCCAACGAAGCCGCCGCAGACGGGGGACGAACTGATCGCGTGGGCCGACAAGATGACCCAGCGCCAGGGCGACAAGGTCACGCGCTCCGGCTTCATGATGACCGGCTCCGGGGTTCAGACGACCGTGACGTGGGGAATCGTGGCGCATCAGATGGGGTTCCGGCGTGCGGGCGCGGATCTGAAGCATGCCGCGGTGAACCCGGAGGCGGGCGAGCGGGCGGCGCAGTGGGTACTCGACCTGTACGACAAGCACAAGGTCTCGACGCGCGACGTGACTGACCGCTACAAAGCGTTTGGCACCGGCCAAGGCTCGATGTTCCTGACTGGACCCTGGACCCTCAACGGCTACGTCCAAGGCGGCCTCAACTTCATCTCCTTCCCAATGCCGCAGGTCGGCACGGACCGCTCGACCTATTTCGAGCTCGGCGGGATGGAGATGTATGTGCAGAAGGACAAGACTCGGATGGACGCCACAATCCAGGCGTTGAAGTGGCTGTCGGACAACAGTTTCCTCTGGACGACTAAGGGGCGGGGCGCGGCGGTGCGGAAGTCGATTCTCGCCCGCTCGGACTACAAGACTGGCGGCTATGACTGGAAGGTACGCGGCGCGTTCATCGACGGGATGCCCAACGCGGTGATCGGCGAGATCCCGGTGAGCGCCGGCCCCGACTTCACGATATACACCGGTGACGGCTTCACTGCGAAGACGATGGACCCGGTGTGGGCCAAGCAGACGAGCGCGCACGCCGCGATCCAAGCGCTGGCCAAGCAGTGGCAAGCTGACCTGGACGCCGGATAAGCGACCCACGCCTGACACCGGTCACGTGGAAATGAAGGCTGAGCTCAACATCGTGCAGTCAGGTGCAGCGGGGTAGATGGCTGGGGAAGCAGGATTCCTCTCTCAGTCGACCCCACTTTCCCTGCGCGTCCTGCTCCCGCCAAGCGTTAGAACTGTTATAGCTCCGGCAAGGCAGCCTGCCCGATCAAGAGAACCCGTTGTCAGGTTGGTGCCACATGGCGACCTCCTCATTGCTTCCGATGTTAGCGCACCCATCGGCCGGAAAGCACCATAGAGAATCCAAGCCAATCATCACGGCTCACGGGTCCGGCTAGGGTCGCTCACCCACGCGGCCTGTATGAGGGCACCAGGATCCCCCCCCGTATCATGCGCGACAGCTCCAGCGTGCTCGTTGAGGAGATATTCGGTCACCAACCCCGGCGGGACGACTCGGCATGGCCCGGCTTACACCAATTGGACCGGTGCCGCTGGTAGGAGGTTTCAAGCCTCCTCATTTCAGGAAAATGAACACGTCGTTTCCAGCCGCGTGATAAATGGACACCAAGCGGCCGAAGCCCCTGTGAGGGTCCAGCTGGTTGTTCAAAGACCTCGCCAGGACCCCTCGACACATTCCGCCCATTGCCCAGCCGTCGGCGTGGCTTGGATTCAGGCACTGTTCTATCGAGTTGTGGAAGATTTCCGTCGCGTACAAGACCTGGTAGCGCTGCTGGGTCGCGGCCAAAGATACAGAGCGAGCCTGCCCCAGGATGAATCCCGTAACCAACGCGGCCAAGCAACACAGGATCGGCAACGGCAGACGCATCGCAACTCGCCTCCATGATATGGATTTGATCGGTGCGTGAATTTCGAGGGTCTCTGGGGCTTCACCGCTTGTACGCTTCAGTGCGGCGCCGCGAAGACCCTATGGCTGGCGGTGAAGAAAGACGGCGTCCGCCGTCGCCTGGATCATTTGCATCCTCCGATCGATCCCTTCGCGCATTTATGGCCATTGATCCAAGTTGCTCCGGTAAGGTTCGCCCCGTTCCAGACGGACCCGATCACGATCGGATGAGACGGGTCGCCCTGCAGGAAGGCTGCCAACAGGTTGGCGTAGGACAAGTTGGCGCCGGTCAGATTGACTCTCGCGAGGACGGCTCGCTGGAGGTTGGCTTCGGCCAAGTCAGCGTAGGACAAGTTGGCATAGGACAAGTTGGCCCCGGTTAGCTTGGCGCGCGAGAGCTTGGCTCCCCGCAGGTTAGCATAGGATAGGTTGGCCCCGGTCAGGTTTGCGCCAGACAAGACGACACCGCTCAAGTTCGCGTTGGACAAACGGGCATTTGTGCAGATGGTCTGGGGCTGGATCTTGCACCCGTTGACGACGCGCTGCGCGCCAGCAGGCGCGGGCACGGCCAGCGCCACCAGCACAGTGGTCACCGCAAGTGCCGTGATTTGGTGGAAACGTTGTCGCAATATGTCGCCCTCCCGCAAGGCTGATCGCAATTATGCGTATCGCCGGACTGCTCATCTTCGGAAGGAAGTGAAGGAACGGAAATCCACGCATGTACGAAACAAGCGGTCTTCCTCCGCGCTCGGACTGACCGCTAACAGCGCAAAATCTAGGCAAAGTGTGGAGACATTTGCTGCGGGAATTCGTGTAAAGCGAGTCGTTCGGAGTCCTGGAACTTTGCGATCAGATCTTGGTTGCACGCTTGAGCAGGTAATCCTGTCGAACTGAGTTGTCTTCGAAGTAGTCGGCCACGATCGCTTCGAACTCGCGCCGGCATGCGGCCAAACGAGTCGGATCCGTCGCCGCCAGATACTCGACGAGCTTTTTGACGAGCGGACCAGCGGTGCGTGCGGCCATCGCGCGATTGTGTTGGGGCTAAGAGCAGGGACCAACATCGCACGTCGTGGGGCGCGAAGACCAGTGCCCCGCGATTGCCTCGAATGTTCCCGTAGAGCACGACATCGGCTTTGATCCTGGTGGCGAGGCCGGGTGCTAATCACAGATTGCCGGGACAGGCACCAACGGCGAGCTCCGCAACAGCCGCTGATGCCCGAGGTCTGCCCCCAATGGATCGGGTAGCCGGGCGCCGCCCGGCAGCGTCTCGACGGCCAGGCAGCTCAGCGGCGCATCGCGGCCGAGCGTGAGCGCTTCCAGGATGAATGCGACCTCATCGTTCGACCATGTCGCCACGCCAAACGCCGCGTGCTCCGCTTGGAAGCCCCCGACGAATGCGCCGAAAGGCCCGTCGCGCGTGAAGCGCGGCGGAGCCAGCTTGTGGCCTAACAGCACGTTCCGGTGATCGGCGCCGTCGGCCTGCACCACCTGCGCGTAGAGCAGGACCCAGATGTCCGTCTCGGGCGGCGTCTGCCGCAGCGAGCGTCCATCCAACACCGGATCGGCGAATGGAGCGCTGACCATAATGCCGGTGCTGTTGCGGGCGACGGTGCAGTTGAGCGTCGCCGCCGGATGCTGCACCCCCGTCACGCGCAGCGCCGTGCCGAAGCGTCCCTGCGCGGTGGACCACCCACGGACGTGACCAACGCGCAGCTCATACGTAAAGAACCCGAACCGCTCCGGTGAGTCCTCCGCAACGCCCGCCGGCAATGGCACCATGAAATGTCGCGGCGAGTCGGATGGGATGAGCTTCTGCATCGCGTCGATTCCGGCGCGATCATCCGACTGCCCGGGCACGATGACGCGGATGGGTTCGGGGTCAACCGGCAGGGGCGGCTCGGCGGCTTCCGGACCCACTGGTGCGCCGCGGAGCAGCAGCGGGTCCGGCGCGTACCGCAGCACGCGCGCAAAGTACGCGTCGTCCGGGTTGTCCGCCGGCCGGTCGAATTCGAGCCACAGCACCCGCCGTCGCGGCTCCGTGCGCGAATAGTCCGTGCTGCGCACGTACGGCGAGAGCGCGATGCCCGCGGAGACGAGGCGGGGGATGTGGCTCGGCGGCGTCGTGATGGGCAGATGTAACGACAGTGTGAGCGGCGCGTCGGACTGCGCCGGCGGGGAGGCGAAGTTCGGGGTGAGCGTGTACGAGAGGTCGAGCTCGCGAGGGAACTGGCCGGGCGCGGGCTTCGGATCGATCGCGTCGAAATAGACAAGGTCGGTCTGCGTGCGCTCTGGATGATTCAGCGCGTCCTCGTTCACGGATCGCCGTGGCTCGATGCGTCCGACCTCGCCAGCGCCACCCCGCGCGACCGCAATGCCCTGGGGCGCGAGGCCGTCCCATGTCCAATCGCGGTCCAATGTGAGGCGAATGGCAACAATCCAATGCCGGATCACATCGCTCTTCGAGGCAAAGGTGATGCTCGACCCGTCGGGGGCGAGGACATGGCGCACCGTCGACGAGCATCCAAACACGACGCGGCGCCCCGGTTTGCCCAGCAACGTGAGAGTATCCACCATCAGCCCAAGCGTCTCTGCCAGCCGCCCAATCGCGTTCGCCGGAGCCGCGAGATCCTTGCCAGCGATCCTCTGCGCGAGCGCGACGTTCGCGTCCACTTGCGGGTCGGGCAGGAGGAAGATGCCCTTGATGAGCTGCGCGGGGGCATCGGGCAGGAAGAGGCCGCGCTCGTCGGATGACCGGTGACGTAGGTTCACAAACACCGGCGGCCCGAACCGCACGTCGTCCGCGCCGAAATATCTCAGTTGTGGATCATCCCTGGCGATCGGGCTGAAGACCAGGCGCACGTTGCGCGCGGTCGGCACGGCCAGGGATCCGGTCGCGGCCCCCGGGGCGAGGCTGTCCGCATGTTTCACATCCTGCCAATCCAACGCCAGCACCAGTGGATCGGCCGGGTTCGCGGGATAGTCGCGCGTCGTTTCGTAGATCGCGTGATACCCGGCGTCTGTGCCTCCGCCCGGCTTTGCATCCAGCCCCAACGCTTCGACCTGCACCGCGATCCGCAGGCGCGCGACATCGGGGTCGGGCAGGGCCACGTCGCGCTGCTTCGCGTTCGCCAGGTCGGCGAGCAGGTCGGCCTCTGCGTTCGGGGCGCCGGTGAAGATGTACGCCGGGTGGCCGAGCAGCGGACGGCGCACGCTGATCTGTGTGGGCGGATTGGCCAGGTCGGGAACCGCGGGCGGCGGGTCGACCACGCTCGCGGCGCGTGGCTTGACCCAGCGGCGGAAGGGCAGTGCGGCGATGGGCTGCGGCGCCGGGCCGTCCGGGACCGCCGTCCCCGCCGGACCGCCACCGGTGTGATCCATCAGCCTCGCGCGAAACTCGTAGGTCTTGCCGTAGCGCAGCGGCACACCCGGCGTGACGCCTTGGACGCGGCCGGGATCGGTCGGATCGGGCGCGCCGCCCAGACGCAGCGTGAGCGCGTCCACGGTCACGAGCGCCGGTCCGGTCCAGCTCGAGTAATACACCGGTAACCAATAGTCCCCGGTTGTTTCGCCGTCGAGCTGTGTGGGAATCGTCTCGAACCCGAGCTCGCCGTCGAAATCCCCGACTGCCATCGCGCGCACCTTCACCGGCCCCCGGGCGCGGCATAGCGAGTGCCACCGGGCCTCCCCCGCCTCGCGCGCATCCACGCGGTAGCCCAACACGCCCATCGGCGCGTCGAGTGCCGCGCTGCCGGGATCGATCTGGCGGTTCAACCAGATCGTCACCTGCTC is a window encoding:
- a CDS encoding MarR family transcriptional regulator, coding for MDRYRRGAQDRPRPAAAPEPQRLPAEARQAAEVLFDVLMSQKTVMQAVAKELGLTLQQLAALRYLVPEEGIPMSALSDALSCDAANITGIVDKLEARGLVKRAPSQDRRVKLLKMTPPGARLHAKMMARLHEATPWITVLSREDQRLLRDILRRGLAGSRSQPTRTSSA
- a CDS encoding thioredoxin family protein yields the protein MTGQRRASMKNILENRNVVSHDDWIEARRQFLAKEKAFTRLRDQLSQQRRDLPWERVDREYVFDGPNGQESLSELFAGKSQLIVYHFMFGPDWEAGCPSCSHFADNFNGMIVHLNQRDVAFVVMSRAPSSKLEAYKKRMGWSFKWVSSSANDFNRDYHVSYTPEEVAKGEAHYNYTMQKLWDTEMPGASVFYKDPSGEVFHTYSTYGRGLDMLMLTYHYLDLVPKGRDEAGQTPHPQAWVRRHDEYVKKS
- a CDS encoding VOC family protein, producing the protein MGKATAKTVMPIIAVDSVDELLGFYTEKLGFRRMMGVVGKDGQYDFIVFELGGASIMFTRARERMDGTRPSAGKRPVELYLEVEDVNAYHDQLKQRGLTITSPLTTQWWGDRTFTITDPYGYQIWFHQHVAEPKPPQGTKLV
- a CDS encoding helix-turn-helix domain-containing protein; translation: MMRLPELEILAEISLSRDERSALVALMSLGVSDAATLCREGDIPSSKIYRAMEKLAELGLVQRQPTRPKQYAALPADTVVDRMVDIARERAERFARGTQELRRMLAALPERLRGRQTFVDLALGMESHVRRHLVHLATATTRILSYMERGDLAAIDKAVTSGFPLLRRIARNAGERKIAHRVVFGFSYQTAPLLVEFLRRHRAEIRHITGVRYSGELGHPFHVVDEETVVLPLDHPFVPEGRFASLLVRDRDLAGSLTDGFEKLWRKAMRDLSEIDFQPVPRPN
- a CDS encoding VOC family protein; translated protein: MASVRYMVDDVDAAVAFYTQHLGFALKQQFGPNMAILSRDDLALWLAGPSASAARPMPDGRRPEPGGWNRFVMLVDDLPSVVARLRQQGITFRNEIVRGPGGQQILCEDPSGNVIELFQPL
- a CDS encoding carboxymuconolactone decarboxylase family protein, encoding MHISLVEKDEAPDVVRRIYEGIEKRLGTVSNFFKVLAHMPDVLRAFNQLDGAIWADGALSPKLKDLAYLRTSIVNGCEY
- a CDS encoding alpha/beta hydrolase-fold protein, giving the protein MAVEVTQIDSQHLAGNLVGDPSRRDIVVYLPPGYGASRRRYPVAYLLHGFGRRATSWIAGPLVERGSFRPSIEDVIGEAITKRGAAEMIVAMPDGWSRWGCSQWVDSPVNGNFERYVTEDVVAYVDRRYRTIPERDSRGVFGISSGGLGAWHLGSRNPGVFGAMLLLSADSYFDFTHKPWLYRFYNAVYPEAPNGPINGNLDSWFAYGLASCYSPNVTKPPFFVDLPIEFPSGQIIQGLWDRWLSYDPVVSWRSRTEELRRLRGIRLDVGYRDEYDLHYGHRILSGAMAAAGIAHEAVEHNGTHGSRLFERIQLSLEWFSRALRIDG
- a CDS encoding extracellular solute-binding protein, with product MASRVNRRTALKVIGGVAGAVAATRVFGVPAVIGKDLELVHWNRLTASDGEVWKQMIDNFNAAHKDKGLQIRMEVVPPDQIGTKVLSSAATGNAPDFGWGTAGLKADWVKKGVVLPLDDLFKKAGFNLGDFTEQSLAASRYGGKLCMIPMDAMSLQVLLNVDHAKAAGLDPTKPPQTGDELIAWADKMTQRQGDKVTRSGFMMTGSGVQTTVTWGIVAHQMGFRRAGADLKHAAVNPEAGERAAQWVLDLYDKHKVSTRDVTDRYKAFGTGQGSMFLTGPWTLNGYVQGGLNFISFPMPQVGTDRSTYFELGGMEMYVQKDKTRMDATIQALKWLSDNSFLWTTKGRGAAVRKSILARSDYKTGGYDWKVRGAFIDGMPNAVIGEIPVSAGPDFTIYTGDGFTAKTMDPVWAKQTSAHAAIQALAKQWQADLDAG
- a CDS encoding pentapeptide repeat-containing protein; amino-acid sequence: MRQRFHQITALAVTTVLVALAVPAPAGAQRVVNGCKIQPQTICTNARLSNANLSGVVLSGANLTGANLSYANLRGAKLSRAKLTGANLSYANLSYADLAEANLQRAVLARVNLTGANLSYANLLAAFLQGDPSHPIVIGSVWNGANLTGATWINGHKCAKGSIGGCK